From Candoia aspera isolate rCanAsp1 chromosome 4, rCanAsp1.hap2, whole genome shotgun sequence, a single genomic window includes:
- the LOC134495595 gene encoding apoptosis regulator BAX-like, whose translation MAAAAAGPGRELDLPPRKEGTSSDQILQTGTILLKSFIRDRVQCCGDSERIEVTMAELEDPEAQACNPNTKRLSECLRRIGDELDGNLELQRMIEQVQMYPPKEVFFRVAAEMFSDGAFNWGRVVALFYFACKLVLKVVCTKLPELLRTVISWTMEYIQEHVLTWIQAQGGWEGLLSFFGTPTWQTIAVFAAGVLTASLTFWKMS comes from the exons GTACAAGTTCAGATCAAATCCTTCAGACAGGAACCATTCTTCTCAAAAG CTTTATCAGGGATCGGGTACAATGCTGTGGAGATTCAGAACGCATTGAGGTGACAATGGCAGAGCTTGAAGACCCAGAGGCTCAGGCTTGTAATCCCAACACCAAGCGGCTAAGTGAGTGCCTGCGCCGGATCGGAGACGAGCTGGATGGAAACCTAGAGCTACAGAG GATGATAGAACAAGTTCAGATGTATCCGCCCAAGGAGGTTTTCTTTCGAGTGGCTGCTGAGATGTTCTCAGATGGTGCTTTTAACTGGGGCCGTGTGGTggcattgttttattttgcatgCAAGTTGGTCCTCAAG GTAGTGTGCACTAAATTACCAGAACTCCTAAGGACTGTCATCAGCTGGACTATGGAATATATCCAGGAACATGTCCTGACCTGGATCCAAGCCCAGGGGGGATGG GAAGGCCTCCTCTCCTTTTTTGGCACCCCCACCTGGCAAACCATTGCTGTCTTTGCTGCTGGGGTCTTGACTGCCTCACTGACCTTCTGGAAAATGTCTTAA